In Runella sp. SP2, the genomic window GCCAAAACCTTCACCAAGTCTTGTTGGGCTGCAATCACCGTTTCGATGTTTTTATAAACCATCGGTGCTTCGTCTAAGTCCCCGCCAATCAATTGGATATTGGTCTCTTCTAAAATCTTATTGAGTTGATGACGAGTAATGTTCTCAAACGCTTTGGTTCGTGACATGACTCGCCCCGCTCCGTGAGAGGCCGAGTTGAGTGCCGTGTCGTGCCCTTTTCCTCGTACAACAAATCCTGGCTGCGTCATCGAACCTGGAATGATTCCGAGGTCGTTAGGACCTGCGGGCGTGGCTCCTTTTCGGTGAACCATCACCTCTTCGCCGTTGGAAAGGGTTTCTTTCCAAGCAAAATTATGGTGATTTTCGACCATTTTTAGGGGCTTTTCGCGCAATTCACGGGCGATTTTTGCGTGAATTTCGTGGTGATTGGCCGAAGCATATTCGCCCGCCAAATTCATCGCAATCCAGTACTCTTGTCCTTCTTCGGTGTTTAAGTCGAGCCATGCCAAATGCGCTGCTGATTTGGGCAAACGTGTTTTTTGCATGGCAAGTTTAGAATAGTAGCCTGCAACCGTTCCTCCGAAACCTCGCGAACCTGAGTGCGACAACAAAGCCAAATAGTTGCCAACGGGGAGGCCGAGGAGGTCGTCTTGTTCAAAGACTTCCACAACGCCCCACTCGACAAAGTGATTACCCGTACCCGACGTACCCAACTGACGGTAGGCTTTGTCTTTTAAGTCGCGGATAATTTTGGTCGCTCTCCATTCGGGCAAATCCATCACACTTTCGTCAAACTTTTTACCTGTCTCTCCACCGATTCCGAATTTGGTATTTTCGACCAATGTTCGTTTTAACAAATGAGGTTCTCGTTTAAAAAAATCGGCAGGTAAGTCGAAAATCGACATGCACATTCGGCAAGCAATGTCCACCCCAACCGCGTACGGAATGACCGTTTCTGGATGAGTAGCCAAAACACCGCCAATTGGCAAGCCGTAGCCTTGGTGGGCATCAGGCATGAGCGCCCCCGCGATAGAAATAGGCAGGCTTGCCGCCGTTTTCATTTGGTCTAATGCTCCTTGCTCGATATGCTCTCGTCCAAAAATGGCGTAAGGCAACGGTTCTTCACGCAAGTCGAACGCTGTAACTTCTTGTTTTTCAGAAGTATTTAATACAAACGCAGGCTCAGGTGGTGGAAAAAACGACTTCCCTGTTTCCGAAAGCGGAATAAACACTTTCTCTTTTTGTAAATCGTAAATAGCCTTGGCTAAATTGGTTACTTTGTTTTTGGAGTAGGCAAACTTTTTAGGGTTTTCCAACATCCGAGCAAAAAGTGCAAGTACCTTTTCTTTGGGATAGTCGGCGTGTTGGTGGAGCCCGTTGGCAACTCGCAAAAACGTAGTATGCAGTGAGGCTGGAATATCGGCCAGCACTAAGATTTCTTCGATGGTGAATAAACTGTTCATCTGAATCGTTTCGTCAAAATTTAAAATTTGTCTTGCCAGTTTCTCCAAACAGGAGAAGTAAAATTGTAGGGAAAAAATGGCACAAAAAAAGCCCGACTGGGAGGAGTCGGGCTGGGTATGTTAAAGGAGGAGTTTCACTCTAAAACACATACCTGCCGACTCGCATAGCATCGCTGACGCAGACATCTGCGACTTGGCTAATTGCTATATTTTGCGAATACCGTAGCATAGTTGTGTTGGTTTTAATTTCTGCTACAAAATTAGTGTAAACTAAATTGTATTTTCCAATGATTTGTTGGATTTATTTTTGAAATTACTTTTTTGTTTGTTGTAACTGTCAGAAAATCAGAGATTTTGTAGGTTGCTGAGATGGGATTCAGCTTGCTCCAAGATGGCCTGTTTTTCGGCGTTGGACATTTTATTGAGCAATTGGTATATCATTCCAATCCTCGGATTTTTCTCCAAAAGCGCCCGATTTCGCTCATAAAAATGCCAATAAAGGCTATTGAACGGACAGGCTTTTTCGCCAATTTTTGCTTTTTTATCGTAAAAACAGGTTCCGCAATAATTACTCATTTTATCGACGTAGTTAGCTGAAGAAACGTAGGGTTTGGAACCAACAATTCCCCCATCGGCATACTGGCTCATGCCTCGGGTGTTGGTGATTTCTACCCATTCGATGGCGTCGATGTAAATGCCCAAGTACCATTGATCTATTTCGTCGGGGTGGATACCTGCCAAAAGCGCAAAGTTGCCCGTAATCATCAGTCGCTGGATGTGGTGTGCGTAAGCATAATTGAGGCTTTGGCCGATGGCATGTTTGAGGCAATTCATCTTCGTTTCACCCGTCCAAAACCAATCGGGAAGCGGACGCTCGTGCCCAAAAAAATTGAGATGCTGGTAATCGGGCATTTTGGCCCAATAAATCCCGCGCATGTATTCGCGCCAACCCAAAATTTGGCGGACAAACCCCTCACATTGTTCAATGCTTACCCGCTCAGGGTGCTTTTCCCAGTACGCAACGGCGGCGTTGACTACTTCCGCAGGGCTAATCATTTTGGTGTTGAGCCCAAACGAAAGTTTTGAATGGAACAAAGACCAATGGCCCGTGTGCATGGCGTCTTGGTAATTTCCGAAATGGGCAAAAAGAAAGGCTAGAAAAAAATCGAGGACTTCGAGCGATTGTTTGCGGGTCGTAGGCCAAGGAAAGCGGTCGGCGAGGGGAGTGCCCAAATACCTAACTCCTGCGCGGTCAATTTCCTCCAAAATATCCCGATAATCATGCGAAAACTGATGGGTCGGAATCTGAACGGGGTTGCCCTTGAAAGGTTTACGGTTGTTGCTGTCGAAATTCCAACGCCCTCCAGCAGGCTCAGACCCCTCCATGAGCACTTTGTGTTTTTTGCGCATGGTTCGGTAAAAACTTTCCATAAGATACGTTTTCTTTGAACTAAAAAGCTGCGCTACTTCCTCGCGGGTGGTGTAAAAATGCTCGGTATCGTAGGCTTTACTCTGAATGTTAAGCTGCTGACAATAAGATGTTAACTGCTGGTCGAGGCGATATTCGTCGGGGAGTTGATATTCAAAACATTCAATGTTGTTTTGCTCAATAAGCCAATCAAGATTTTTGGTCAAATGCTGCGTATTGTCAGGGTCATTGATGCGCAGGTGAACAACACGGTGTCCTCGTTTTTGTAAGTAAGCCGCAAAATTGTACATAGCCGCAAAAAAGCCAATCACTTTTTGGACGTGATGTACGACATAATCAGTTTCTTGTCGTAGTTCCATCAACACATACAGGGTGTCAGGGGAAGTTTGGGTGTACCAACTGTGCTGATAATTGAGCTGGTCGCCTAAAATAAGTCTAAGGGTTTTCAATGGCTTTCTTGTTTCGTTGACTACGGCAGCGGTCGCTGCAATACTTGACCTCCTCCCATACTTTCTCCCATTTTTTGCGCCACGTAAAAGGCCGACCGCATACGAGGCAGGTTTTGGTGGGTAAGTGTTGTTTTTTCAAAGTGCAATTTGGTTTTTCAAAATTGAACTTTCAGTTGGAGAAAATGTTTGAAAGAACCCTAAAAAAGAACGGCAGGAGGAAAACCCCTGCCATTGCTCTGATCAATTAGACCGTAAGAACTTACTTTACCCACATTATACTTTCTCTCTTACGATAATAAGTCTATCGAATTTTTGCGTTAGGTTAGATGGTATTTTTACACACAAACACTTAAAAAAACCGACGCTCAACAAACGGACGTCGGTTTTATTTCTTTCAACTATTCTTACTGTATAAGAAAACCATTACACCACAAATGTACGGTGGCAATGCTTAAAAAGTCATTAAGAACTTACTAAATTGTCGTTAGTTTTTGAATAAGGAAGCACGATGGTAAAAATTGTCGTACGGGTAGCTTGGTCTGAGGACACGTGAAGCCAGCTTTCGTGCAATTTTATAATACGTTCTACCAATGATAGCCCTACGCCGTAGCCTTTGATGTGCGAGGCACCGTCTCGCCGATAAAAAGGTCGAAAAATAAGCTTCATTTCTTCTGAAGCGATTGTCTCACCAGTATTTTGAAATTCCAATTGAATACCTTCTTTGGTGAAAAATACGTGTACATTGACGTGGGAGTTGTCCGAAAACTTACAGCCATTTTCCATCAAATTCACAAAGGCAGTTTTGAGCAAATGCGGGTTGCCGTTGACCAATAACTGGTTTTCGCTATTGATATCTTCGTCAAATTGGACGGTAATTAGGTAGTTGGGTTCGGCAGACAACAAGAGACTGCGTGCGTCCCAAAGAACTTCATCTATGCGAACTTCTCCGTAGAATATACGCTGAGATTCGTCGTTTACTTTGGCTAGGTCGAGCAGGGTTTCGGCAAGGTGACTAAGTTCGCGGATGTCTTGTCGAACAGAGACGATAAGTGATTGATAATCAACGGTGCTCCTTTCCTTTAGCATAGCTACATCAAGCTGGGTTCCCATGCGCATGAGTGGGTTTTTTAACTCATGCGATACATTCGAAATGAAAAGATTTTGGAGCCTAAAGGCTTCGGACAAACGGCCTAATAAATCGTTGAAGGTGAGGGTCAGTTGCCCAATTTCATCTTGTGGATTTTCAACCGTCAGTGGGTGGTCAAGTTGGTTGGGAAATAGCTGTTTTACTTGGTTGATGATACGCGTAATGGGAGACATCGCCCTTCCCGAAAAGTACCATCCTGCAAAACCAAAAAGAATAACTTCGAGCAAATAAAGCCACACCAAGATTTGGCTAAGACTCTCTAAGTTTTCCCTACCCCACAAATCTTCTGCTCCAATGATGGTTGTTACGCCGCCGTACGAATCGGCAAAGAAAAGTCCTAATGCCAATTGATGATTTAGGGTAAGCCGAACCTTTTTTTCCTGACGAATGCGGTTTAATAATTCAGGGGTAATTTGGTAGGTAATCGTGTCGTTGTTGGTGTAAATTTCTTGGTTTTTGGCGTTGTAAACGACTAATTTTTCGTTAATAAATACGTCATAATTTGACTTGTCAATAATTCTGAGTAGGTCAGAGCTTACTTCGTTGACCTTCATTAAAAGTTCGGTCGTTGTTTGTGCTTTTTTTTCTAAGCGGTCAAAAAATTCTTCCTCTACGTATTCGACCCTTAAAAGATAAATAGTTAGGAAGGTAATGAGTAAAATACTTGATACCAGTACCGTGAACTGGACGGTAAGTCTTGTCCTTATGTTCATTATTGGTCAAGTTTTAAAACATACCCCACGCCGTAAACAGTGTGAATAAGTTTTTCCGAAAAATCTTTGTCAATTTTTTTTCGGAGCAATGTGATATATACCTCTATGACGTTGGTGCCTGTATCGAACCGAATGTCCCAAATTTTCTCAGCAATATCAACTTTCGTCAAGACCCGCCCCGTGTTTTTAAGCAAATATTCAAGTAAAGAGAATTCTTTGGCTGTGAGGTCGATGCGTTTTCCTTGTCTTTTGACAATTCGGGTATCAATATTCATTTCCAAATCATGGTATGACAGGGAGGTGGAAGATGTAATGGGAAACGAATCGGAAGTGCGGTTGAGCAAAGCACGAACGCGGGCCAATAATTCCGAAAAATCAAAGGGTTTTACCAAATAATCATCGGCACCTGCGTCAAACCCCATTAATTTTTCTTCAATTGCGCCCAAAGCAGTAAGCATCACAACTGGAGTACGAATCCCTTCTTGGCGAAGCAGCTTGCAAAATTCAACGCCGTTGAGTTCGGGTACGATGACATCCGTAATGATGAGGTCATAGCTTGACCGCTTGGCTAAAAGGTGGCCAATTTTGCCATCGTAGGCAATATCAACTTCATAGCCATTTTCTTCTAGTCCCTGACGGATAGATTGTACGGTTTTTACATCATCTTCAACAACTAATAGCTTCATACAGAGTTGAATGGGTGGTAAATTAGCCTGCAATTAAATAAAGAATGCTTAAAAAGTCATTAAATGATTACTTGACCTTCGGAGGGCTCTCCAATAATTTGGTGTTGATGATGGATAAAACGATAGCCAGAAAGCCACGCAAGCAGCGAGTCAAACTGGTGTTGGTGGCGTGGGTATTCGTTAAAATGCAGGTCGGGATACTTGGCAGTGAGCAAATTGCAAAGATTTGGGAAATCAATTTTAGACAATTTTTTGTGGTATTGATTTTTTAATTCAAGAAGAGCTATGGCTTTTGGATATACCTCATATACCGAAATGGCATGCTTTTGAGTAAGCGTTTGCCGTAGTTCCATGGCCCTTGCGGTAAGTCCACCCAAAAACATTGGAGACATGGCTTTGAGCGCTATATCGCACTGACGATAATGAAAATTGGTGCAGCCTTCTTGCTGAGAATAAACGCCTGGCAATGACAGAGGAGCGTCAATAAATACATGTTGGATGGAGGCTGATTGAACCTGTTCAATAAAGCGTATGATAAACGCATCGGCATCGCGGCGGTCGGCATCGTAAAACTGAAGTACCTGGCCATCGTGGTGACAAATGACAGTATTGCCCGAAGTTTTTGAGCCGTAATCAATTCCAATCCAATGAGTTAATGTCATCGTTTTGAAACTTTGTTAAGACTAATGCTACGCTGACGAGAACAATGGAAGCGGTCTATTTCGTCGGTGCGTAAGGATTGGTGTTTGGTGCTGCGGCCGTTCATTCGTTTTCGCCACATTTCAAAACTGCTGCGTTTCATGTGGGTACGCATGGTCGCAATTACTTCTTTTTCTTTCAGGCCAAATTGCGCTTCGATGGCTTCAAAGGGAGTACGGTCTTCCCAGGCCATCTGAATGATTCTATCAATATCTTGTTCGGTCAACATGCTTTTTTAGGAAAATAGCGAGCGAGGTTATACAAAGCAAAAACATAGTTTATGGATATTTTGTTTGAAAAAGCCGTTTCGGCGAGCCGCTATTAGTATAGCTCATTACTGGAATTTTGGCACGCTTGTTGAGGACACGCTAGGCACAGTTCGAAAAGTTGTAATCGAAAGCCAAAGCAGTCGAATGAAACATCATTTCTATAAAGCCATTGCGTTGATAGTTTGTTTGTTAGCTCTTTCAGTTAGAGGGGCTTATGCACAACTCGTCAATAGCTTCACGAGCGAAAGCCCCGCCATTACTTGCCAACCCAACGGTGCCGAAACCGTCGTCACCATTACCAATGGCAGTACAGCCCTGACCAACGCGACCATTACAATTCAGTTGGGTGTGGGCATTCAAATGATTCCAACTTCCACGCAGTCCTTGCAAGGCCCAGCGGTGGTCGGAACGGCAGTGAACCTAAACGCACCCAACTTTACGGTAGCTTCTTGGCCTGCCAATACGACCTTGAAATTTTCGTTTCGCAAAAAAGCGATATGTGCCGCCCGTGCCCAAAAAATCAGCGGCGGTGGTTTCCAAGACGTAATTTCCATTAAAAATAGCAGCGGAACAACCCTCTCCATTTTAGGGACAAAAACGGTTAATTATGACGTCATTTATGCGTCTTTGAGCATCACATCGGCCAGTACTTCGCCCGTTTCAATTAATCCTGGGCAAACCGCGACCCGCAGTATGACCATCAGCAACGGGTCATTTGGGCAGCTAGAGGAGTTCCTTTTTGCTGACATTACCAGCGCGGGCAAGTTTACTTACAGTGATTTTCGTATCAATCCTGCCAATACCAACATCAGTATTCCCGTGTCGGCCATCAGTACGTCGGGCGATTCGGTGAAAGTAGCTTTCAACAAGGCGTTGATTAAATTTATTGGCGACGGGGATGAAGCGTTTGAATTGAATGAAAATTTTGTTTTACAATATAAAATTACCGTAAACCCTTGCTGTCCAGCAAGTACAGTTACTTCCAAGCTCATTGCACAGTGGGGCTGCGACGGGCAAATTTGCCAAACGGCTACTGATAATACTCCCTCAGTTTCGGTAACAAGCGTACAGCCAACGTTGACATTTTCAACCCGAACGACCACGCCGCGCTGTTTTGATACCCCCGCCAAACAAACGATTGTGGTGGCTAATACGACAGCCTATGCCGCCACCAACGTAAAAGTGCAGTTTGGAACGGTAAACAGTACTCCTAATTTTGACAATACCCAGCAACTGTATTTAGCAGGGCCATATTCCTACCGAATCAAAAATTTTGGAACTCCCCAAACAACAACGCCTACCCAATTAGCCACGGCAACCAATGCCTGCGCACCCGCTAATTCCCCGTCACGAATGGAAATCACCATTCCGACAATAGCACCTGGCGATACGGCTTTCATTGATTTTTATACCATTTCTTGTTGTATTGCTACTTGTAACGCGGCTTACACGCCTCGCCGTTGGGGGTATTCGGGTACTTACAGTGGCGCTTGTGCGACCACAACTTACACCCGCACGATTCAGTCGGGGCAAAGTGAAACATATTCAGCCAATACTTTTACGTTAGATTCGCCTTTGCAAATCTATGACGGTCAAACGTTTACGATGGAGGTGCTTTCAAACAGCAGTAGTATTCCTTCAAACTACAACACCGCGCCTGCCTATTTGGAATACAAATACACGATTCCCGACGGTTTTCTGTTTTCGGGAAATGCCGCCGACTTTTCGTTCATTGATGCAGGAGGGGTGACCCGAACACCCAACTTTTTCAACTATACCGCGGGAGTGCTTACGGTGCGCTTCAATGCCCCCATTAGTTTTAGCCAAACCCGTTCCCGAACCCTCATTAAACTCACCGCTAAATGCGGAACAGCAGGAAATAAGACGATTAGTTTTCAATCTCAGTTTATCACCGACCCGAGTTGTACAACGGGCTGCGGGGCTTTGCCGCCGCAGTGTTCGAGCATTGTCACTGAATTGCTGTGTCCAGGCGGTGCTTGTACGCACGGAATGAATTGGGCATTGTATGATATTCGACGCATAACAACGGGTAGCCCCGATAACAATAACGACAGCAGTCCCGATGCCACAGGAAACCTTGATTTAGCAAAATTAGACCGTTTTGTGGTCGGCGACACCCTTCGTGCCATCTACGCGGGAAGGGTAAAAACGTCGGCAACCATCCCTAGTTTTACATACGGATACGCCACGGCTTCCATCACCAATGCCGACGAAATAGCCGACGCACGTTATACCGTCCAAATTATCCGAGGAGCCAATTCTTATACTTGTACGAACCTCGCGGCAACGGTAACAGGTACAACAACTAAAGTATTTACGTACGATTTTAGCACGACTACCTTGATTTCAAGGTCATGTTTGCCCGCAGGCTTTACATTTGCCAATGGTGATTCGGTGGTGGTAACGGCTAAATACATTGCCAATAACTTAACTGCCAATTCGTCGGTAGAAGAAGTGTTGGACATTACACCTGAGTTTTATGTAGCCAATGTTGTAGCTCCAACTGCTGCTCAAAAGTACCAATGCGGAACGCGAAAAGGGCGAATGAGACACTTTGATATTTTTAACAGCACGACGACTTCAAACACCAATTTGAACGGTTGTGGCAGTTTTACGTTG contains:
- a CDS encoding RtcB family protein — translated: MNSLFTIEEILVLADIPASLHTTFLRVANGLHQHADYPKEKVLALFARMLENPKKFAYSKNKVTNLAKAIYDLQKEKVFIPLSETGKSFFPPPEPAFVLNTSEKQEVTAFDLREEPLPYAIFGREHIEQGALDQMKTAASLPISIAGALMPDAHQGYGLPIGGVLATHPETVIPYAVGVDIACRMCMSIFDLPADFFKREPHLLKRTLVENTKFGIGGETGKKFDESVMDLPEWRATKIIRDLKDKAYRQLGTSGTGNHFVEWGVVEVFEQDDLLGLPVGNYLALLSHSGSRGFGGTVAGYYSKLAMQKTRLPKSAAHLAWLDLNTEEGQEYWIAMNLAGEYASANHHEIHAKIARELREKPLKMVENHHNFAWKETLSNGEEVMVHRKGATPAGPNDLGIIPGSMTQPGFVVRGKGHDTALNSASHGAGRVMSRTKAFENITRHQLNKILEETNIQLIGGDLDEAPMVYKNIETVIAAQQDLVKVLAKFSPKIVRMADANRKEGRED
- a CDS encoding cryptochrome/photolyase family protein, which translates into the protein MKTLRLILGDQLNYQHSWYTQTSPDTLYVLMELRQETDYVVHHVQKVIGFFAAMYNFAAYLQKRGHRVVHLRINDPDNTQHLTKNLDWLIEQNNIECFEYQLPDEYRLDQQLTSYCQQLNIQSKAYDTEHFYTTREEVAQLFSSKKTYLMESFYRTMRKKHKVLMEGSEPAGGRWNFDSNNRKPFKGNPVQIPTHQFSHDYRDILEEIDRAGVRYLGTPLADRFPWPTTRKQSLEVLDFFLAFLFAHFGNYQDAMHTGHWSLFHSKLSFGLNTKMISPAEVVNAAVAYWEKHPERVSIEQCEGFVRQILGWREYMRGIYWAKMPDYQHLNFFGHERPLPDWFWTGETKMNCLKHAIGQSLNYAYAHHIQRLMITGNFALLAGIHPDEIDQWYLGIYIDAIEWVEITNTRGMSQYADGGIVGSKPYVSSANYVDKMSNYCGTCFYDKKAKIGEKACPFNSLYWHFYERNRALLEKNPRIGMIYQLLNKMSNAEKQAILEQAESHLSNLQNL
- a CDS encoding DUF2256 domain-containing protein → MKKQHLPTKTCLVCGRPFTWRKKWEKVWEEVKYCSDRCRSQRNKKAIENP
- a CDS encoding HAMP domain-containing sensor histidine kinase, whose protein sequence is MNIRTRLTVQFTVLVSSILLITFLTIYLLRVEYVEEEFFDRLEKKAQTTTELLMKVNEVSSDLLRIIDKSNYDVFINEKLVVYNAKNQEIYTNNDTITYQITPELLNRIRQEKKVRLTLNHQLALGLFFADSYGGVTTIIGAEDLWGRENLESLSQILVWLYLLEVILFGFAGWYFSGRAMSPITRIINQVKQLFPNQLDHPLTVENPQDEIGQLTLTFNDLLGRLSEAFRLQNLFISNVSHELKNPLMRMGTQLDVAMLKERSTVDYQSLIVSVRQDIRELSHLAETLLDLAKVNDESQRIFYGEVRIDEVLWDARSLLLSAEPNYLITVQFDEDINSENQLLVNGNPHLLKTAFVNLMENGCKFSDNSHVNVHVFFTKEGIQLEFQNTGETIASEEMKLIFRPFYRRDGASHIKGYGVGLSLVERIIKLHESWLHVSSDQATRTTIFTIVLPYSKTNDNLVSS
- a CDS encoding response regulator transcription factor is translated as MKLLVVEDDVKTVQSIRQGLEENGYEVDIAYDGKIGHLLAKRSSYDLIITDVIVPELNGVEFCKLLRQEGIRTPVVMLTALGAIEEKLMGFDAGADDYLVKPFDFSELLARVRALLNRTSDSFPITSSTSLSYHDLEMNIDTRIVKRQGKRIDLTAKEFSLLEYLLKNTGRVLTKVDIAEKIWDIRFDTGTNVIEVYITLLRKKIDKDFSEKLIHTVYGVGYVLKLDQ
- a CDS encoding TIGR03643 family protein, yielding MLTEQDIDRIIQMAWEDRTPFEAIEAQFGLKEKEVIATMRTHMKRSSFEMWRKRMNGRSTKHQSLRTDEIDRFHCSRQRSISLNKVSKR